In Acidimicrobiia bacterium, the DNA window GGCGACGCCTCGACGTAGCTGACGAGGAAGTCGCCCTTCGCCGTGCCGTGCGGCAGCGCGGTCGACGGCGACGCCGTCGAGCGTCCCGACGACACCGTCGCGTCGCCGATCAGCTCGATCTTCGGCTGCGGAGTCGACGCGAACGCGTGTGCGAGCACGGGCACCGCGACGCCGGTTGCGACGAGTGCGATCACTCCGATTCGCAGGCGCCGGTGTGCGTGATATGAGCGCATCGTCTCGCTCCCCCGTGGACTGCGCATCCGTGGCAGCCAGTCCGATCTCGGCGTCCCCACCTCGGGCCAGGGATCGACGCCCCACCGTATTGGCCTTGAGACTGAATGTGGCCGGCGCACGCGGATACGCCGCCGACCTGCACGTTCGCGAGACACGAAACACCCAAATCGCGCGCGCGTGCGGTTGATCTCGCCCGCGGGACGTCGGTCTGCCCGCTTCTCTCCGCACGCATTCATGAGCACGACCTCATGAGAGGCCGATGCCGCGTACGCGTCGCGATCGCGAATACTCCGCGCCGTGCAACGCGACGACGCGGTCGGTTCTCGTCGGTATCTGGTCGACGGCGCGGTGCTCGCCGGCCTCACCGCGCTCGCGATCTTCACGCGCGACCGGCCGCTCGCGCCGCACAGCCTCTTCCTCGACGACGCGTGGGTATCGGTCGGCTACCGAAGCCATGGGCTCGCGCAACTCGCGCGCACCACGTTCACGGCCCCGTTGTTCTCGTTCGCGACCGATCTCTGGCTCAAGGCCGTCGGTCTCACGTCGTTGCACGCGCAGATGCTCGCGTTCGTCGCGGGCGTCGTCGGTCCCGCGGCCGTGTACCTCGTCGCGCGTTCGATGCGGATGAACCGCGCGGCCGCGCTGGTCGCGGGAGCGCTGCTGCTGTTCGCGCCCTTACACATGGAGTACTCGTCGCGCGTGAAGGAGTACACGCTCGACGCGCTGCTCACCGCCGCGGTGCTCGTCGTCGCGTGGCGCACGCTCGAGTCGCCGACGCGCCGGAGGGTGATCGTGCTCACCGCGACCGCGATCGTGGCGAGCGTCGCCTCGTTGACGGTGGCGCCGGTTGTCGCGGGCGCGTTCGCGGCGCTCACAATCCGTGCCGTCCGCACCCGCACCCACCGCGTCGTCGCCGCGATCGCGACCGGGAGTTACGCGCTCGCGGCGGGCAGCTGGTGGGCCCTCGTCATCCGGCCCGCGTCGAACTCGCCGCTGCACCGCTACTGGCAGATCGAAGACGGCTTCTGGACCGACGACCACCTGCGGGTGCGCAGCGAGCTCGGCCTCACGCTGGCGCACGTCGCGCGCGGCTTCTCCGCGCTCCCGCCCGCGCTGACGCTCGCACTCCTCGCGCTCGCGACGATCGTCGCGTTCGCACACGGCATCGAGCGCGCGCTGCTACTCGTCGTGCCGGGCGCGACCGCACTGCTGCTCTCGGCCGCGAACGTCGCACCGATCGGCGGCCGCGTCGACATCTACCTGTATCCGACGTTCGCGCTGCTGCTCGCCTTCGCGGTGGAACCGCTGCTCCGGCGGCGCGGCTGGCTCGTGATCGCGCCGATCGCGCTCGTCGCGGTGCTGCTGTCGGTCACACCGCTGCCCCGCTACTACCCGAACGAGAACCTCGAGCCGCTGGTCGCGTCGCTCGAGGCACGAGCCGCGCCGCGCGACCCGATCGTGATCTACCGGATGAGCGTGTGGGGGTTCGCGCTGTACACCCGCTGGCCGGTCCGCTTCGTGCGCAGCGCGACGGGCGCGGTCCCGTTCACCGCCGACGTGGCGCGACCCGACATCTACGAGGTCGCGGGCGGACGACCCGCGAACGTCGTCGACCCGATCGAGGATCGCCGGCGCGTCGACCGGATCTGGTTCCTCGGTTCGCACGCGCGCCTCGTGACCGACGACGCGGAGACTCGCACCTTCGAGACCGACGGGTTCCGGCTCGTCTCGCACCTCGGCAACCACAGCGCCTGGCTCGACGAGTTCGTGCGCGCGCCGCGGCACGCGCACGCGACCACGACCGCCTAGCTCAATCGCCGCGGAACCGGTCGAAGCCCGGGGTGGAGCACGCGTCACCCGCGTCGGTGATCGCGAAGGCCTCGACGCGCGGCTGCGTCGACAGCCACTCCATCCCTTCGACTCCGAGTGCGAGCGCCGCAGTCGCGTGGCCGTCGGCGGTCGCGAGGTCGGGCCCGACGACGCTGACCGATGCGAGCCCGCGCGCGATGCGACCCGTCCGCGCGTCGAAGACGTGCTCGCCTCGCTCGTACGCACCCGACGTCGCGACCGCGCCATCGGTGAGCGTGACCATTCCTCTGATCGCATCCGGGCGCGTCGGGTCCTGCAGGCCGATGCGCCACGCGGTCGCGCGCGACGGCGCGCGGACCACGATGTCGCCCCCGGCGTTGATCGAGAAGTGCGACGAGCCGCGCGCGTGGATGCGCGCCGCGGCCCGGTCGACGGCCCAACCCTTCACGTAGCCGGTCGGGTCGAGCGGACCACGCCCGCACGTGGGCGTCGGCGGCTCCCCGGCCGCGAACGCGACGTCGAACGCACCATCGCTCGCGCGGCGAAGCTCCTCGCAGCGCTCGAGCACGAGCGCGACATCGGGGTCGGCGGCGGTCACCGACAGCTCACCGCGCGCGATCCGAGCGATGTCGCTGTCGACGCGCCACGTGCTGAACACGCGATCGACCCGGTCGAACCACGACCACACGTCGTCGAGGGCACGCGGGTCGAGCGCGTCACGCACTTCGATCCGCACGACGGTGCCCCAGACGGGCCGGGTGACGATCAACGGCGCGTCGGCGGTGGACCTCACGAGCGGAGCTGATCCAGCGCCGACTGCAGGGACTGCACGTAGGCGTCGCTCGTGTACGTCGCTCCGGAGATGAGGTCGATCTGCGCGCTCTGCGCCTGGAGCGCCTCGTCGCGCAACATCGGCGCGACCTGGTCGCTGATCTCGGCCGAGCGCGAATGGTCGAACGGCAGCTCGACCGCCTGAACGTCGGTGATGCGACCGTTGGCGACCGTCACCGCGACTTCCACGTCGCCGTACTGCGTGCCGACCACGGATCCGTCGACGTGGCGCGTGGCCGAGGGCGCGGGAGTCGTGGTCGTCGCGGTGCTCTTCGGTGAGGTCGCGCGCGTCGCGGGCGTACCCGTCGGCGGCGGCGACGCACCGGCAACGGTCGTCGACGTCGTCGAGCTCGTCGGCGCGGCGAGCGCGCCCGGCTTGGTGCTGCCGGTATGGAAGTTGGCGAGCAGCGCGAGTCCCCCGACCGTCGCGATGACCGCCGGTACGGCGCGTCTCATGGAAGTGCTGTCCTCCTCAGAACTCGAAGCGCTCGAAGTGAACCGACGAGTCGGGAACGCCGAGCGCGTGCAGGCGCCGGCGCACCGCGGCGATCATCGCCGGGGGCCCGCACACGAAGCAGTCACGATTGCGGATGTCGGGCACGAGCCGGCGCAGCATCGGGATGCCAAGCCGGTCGGTCTGGTCGTCACCGATCTCGAAACCGGTGAGGCAGATCACCTCGATCCCCTTCGCGTCCGCGATCTCGCGCAGCTCGCGCGCGAACACGATGTCGTCGTCCGCGTTCACTCGGTAGAGCAGCGTGCAGGCCGTCCCGCGAGGCATCTCGTCGAGCAGCGCTCGCAGCGGCGTGATCCCGATGCCGCCCGCGATCAGCAGGAGCGCGCGGCCCGAACGTCGGCGCGCGGTGAACGTTCCGAACGGGCCCTCGGCGAAGACACGCGTCCCGGGGCGCACGCGCTGCAGCCGGTGCGTCGTGTCACCGAGGTCCTTCACCGTGATGCGCAACAGGTTCTTGGTCGGCGCCGCGGAGAGCGAGAGCGGGTGCGCCTTCCACCAGCCCTCGGGTGTGAGGAATCGCCACAGGAAGAACTGACCCGCGCGTGCGCTCATCCGGTCGAGCTCGTGACCGCTGATGATGATGCTCACGACATCCGGTGCCTCGCGGACAACGTTGCGCACACGCAACCGGTGCCGCGCGTTGAACGCCAGCGGCGACGCGACGCGCGACGCGATCACGATGACCGCCGCCGCGACGAACAGACCGACCCAGTAGACGCGCGCGAGCCGGTCGGTGACGAAGTCGTTGCCGACGGCGAGCTGGTGCGCGAAACCGAGCACCACGGCGAGGTACGCGTACAGGTGGACGAAGTACCACGTCTCGCGTTGCAACCGACGGCGCGCGGCTCGCACCGACGTGACCGCGAGCGCGACGAGCAGCGCGAGCGCAACGAACGCCATGAGCACGTCGGCGTAGTTGCGCACGAAGTCCGACGTCTGCGACCACAGCGATACGTGCGCGCTCTGCGCATATCCAATGGTGATCAGTACCGTGTGCCCGACGAGGAGCGAGACCGCGGTGAACCCGGTCCAGCGGTGCCAGATCGCCAACCGGTCGAGCCCGACGGCGCGCTCCAGCCACGACAGCCGGGTCATGAGCAGCAGCTCGAGCAGCACGACGTACGTGCCGAGGAGGCCGGTGAGCTGGCCGGTGCCGGTTGCGACACCGCCGGGCGTTCCGAGGGTCGAGACACCGCCGTGCCGCACCCACATGCCGACGATCACGACCGCGTTGACCACGGCCAGCATCTCGACGATCCAGGCGCGATCCGCGGCGGCGGCGCGCTCTCGATGGAGCGCACGGAGCGGAGCCGACGGTTGCGCGCGCGCCGAGGACAACGTCATGACCTCGGACATTGTGACGATTCAGTCTGGGAATCGTCTGAGAACGGTTCGGCCGTTCGGTGAGCGAGCCGCGAGGCCGGCGGGCTCGCGGGCTCAGCCCTTGCGCTTCGCGACGAACAGCGGGATCTGGCGGGTCGTGCGCTCCTGGTACTCCGCGTACGGCGGGTACGCGGCGACGGCCCGCTTCCACCACTGCGCCTTCTCGTCGCCGTCGACCTCGCGCACGGAGACGGGGAACGGCTCGGGCCCGTCCTGGATCGCGACGTCGTCGGGGTGCGCGACGAGGTTGTAGTACCAGACCGGGTGCTTCGGCGCGCCGCCCATCGACGCGACGAGTGCGTACTCGCCGTCGTGCTCGACGCGCATGAGCGCGACCTTGCGGAGGTTGCCGGACTTGTTGCCGCGCATCGTGACGATCACGACCGGCATGCCCGTGTCGAGCAGCGTGTTCGCTTCTTGCCCGCCGGACCCCTCGTACTGCGCGACCTGGTCGCGCACCCACTGGGCCGGGCTGGGGACGTACTCGTCGTGGTTGCTCATGGCGCGAACGCTATCGACGCTCGACGGTCCCGTCCGCATGGCGGGCGAAACGGCCCTCGTCGCGCGGCTGCACCGGGCCGTCGGCGGGCCAGGGCCAGCCGCCGAAACCGGTCTCGCGGTAGTCGGCGAACGCCTGCTCGATGCCGGCCTCGTCGTTCATCACGAACGGCCCGTACTGCGCGACCGGCTCGCCGATCGGACGGCCCTGCAGCACGAGGGCCTCGGCACCGGCGTCGCCCGCGACGAGCTCGACGGTCGCGCCGGCGGCCAGCGCCGCGCCGGTCGGCCCGGCGAGATCGTGGGCACCGATCTGTAGTGCGCCTTCGAACACGTACAGCGTGCGCAGCGTGTCGGATCCGCCCGCGGCACGGGGCAGCGACCAGCGCGCGCCGGGCTCCGCGACGATGTGCCAGATCGCGACGTCGGCGTCGGCGCGTGACGCCCACGAGCTCGGCGGCGGCGCGGGTGGCGCGGCGTCGTCGAGCGTGCCCGCGATCACGGTGATGCGCGTCGTGCGGCCGTCGTCGTCCTTCGCGACGACGCGCGGGATGTCTTCGTCCCACAGCATCGTGAAGTACGGATCGACGAGCTTGTCGGCCGCGGGCAGGTTGAGCCAGATCTGGAACAGCTCGCACGGGTTCGGGCCGTCGCGGTCGAGCAGCGGGAACATCTCGCTGTGCACGATGCCCTCACCGGCGGTGAGCCACTGCACGTCGCCGCGGCCGAAGCGGGCGGTCGCGCCGAGCGAGTCGGAGTGGTCGATGAGACCCTGGCGCACGAACGTCACGGTCTCGAAGCCGCGGTGCGGATGCTGCGGGAAGCCGGGCACGACGGTGCCGTGGTACATGCGCCACCCGTCGACGCCGCTGAAATCCGAGCCGAGATCGCGTCCCGCGAGCGACGCGTCGGGACCGAGCTGCGCGTTCGCCTTCGGGTACCGGTCGAGATGGTGGACGCAGAAGAGAAACGGATCCACCGCGGGCCACTGGAAGCCGAGCGGCACGGTCTGGAGCACGGGGTCGGTCACACGTCGAGGATACGAGCCGTACGAACCCGCACTGACACCGGCGGCGCGCCGACGTCCGATACGTTCGAGACCCGGTGCGCATCCTGGCCACGAACGACGACGGCATCGAAGCCGAAGGCCTCCACGCGCTCGCGCGCGCCGTCGTCGACGCGGGTCACGACGTCGTCGTTGCCGCGCCCGATACCGACGCGAGCGGCAGTGGCGCGGCCATCGGGATCTTCCACTCCGACTCGCGCATCGACGTGAAGCAGGTGCGCCTGCCGTCGTGCGACGCGCCCGCGTGGGCGGTCGGCGGACCGCCGGGCTTGTGCGCGCTCGCGGCGCGTCTCGGCGCGTTCGGCGACCCGCCCGACATCGTCGTGTCGGGCATCAACGCAGGCCTCAACACCGGCCGCGCCATCCTGCACTCGGGCACCGTCGGCGCCGCGCTCACGGCTCAGAACTTCGGCGCGAAGGGCCTCGCGGTGAGCGTCGCCGCGGGCGACGAGTGGCGCTGGGACACCGCCGCGACGATCGCGGTCGAGGTGCTCGACGTGCTCATCGACGCGCCGCCCCGCTCGGTGCTCAACCTGAACGTGCCCGCACTCGCGCGCGGCGACGTCAAGGGTGTGCGCTGGGCGCGGCTCGCCGCGTTCGGAGCGGTGCGCGCCGCGATCGCGACTGCGGAGTCGGATGGCCAGCTCCAGATCGAGTTGCGCGCGGTCGACGAGCAGCTCCCGCCGGACACCGACACCGCGCTCGCCGACGCGGGGTACGCGACGCTCACCACCATCTGCGGCATCGCGGAGGCGTGGCCGCCCGAGGGCGCGAGCCCGGCGGTCGACGAACGCCCGGTACCCGGCGCGTCGTTCGACACCGTGCACACGGTGCCCGACGCGAGCGAGAGCCGGAACCTGCACAGCCGGGAGCGCGCCTGATGCATCGAAGGTCACCCGGGTTGTGGGCCGTCGTCGCGGCGTGCGCGATCGTCGCCGGCGCGTGCAGCTCGTCGTCGTCGTCGGGCGCGGGGTCGACGGGTGCGTCGTCGTCGACCAAGGCGCGCACGACGGCTGCGGTCACCACCACGACGACCGCGCCCCGTCCGACGACGAACGACGCCGACGCCGCGATGCTCGCGTGGGTGCACTCGCGCCAGGGCACGACCGACGTCTCGATCGGCGACGTCGCGACCGGCAACGTCACCGACGTCACGCCGCTCCCCCAGACCCAGATGCGCATCGCGTCGGTCGTGAAGGTGTCGATCGCGATCGCGATCCTGCGCCAGCTGCACGCGCAGGGTCAGCCGGTGAGCTCGACGATCATGAACGACCTCACGGTCATGATCGAGCAGAGCGACAACGACGCGGCGCAACGACTCTGGACGTTCGAGGGCGGTCCCGACGCGCTGCTCGTGACCGAGCGCACCGCCGGACTCACGCAGACCGCGTACCAGGTCGGCCACGGCTGGGGCTTCTCGCTCACGACCGCGCACGACCAGGCGCGGCTGGAGGCGATGCTCGCGGGCAACCGCATGCTCGACCCGCAGAGCACGCAGCTCGAGCTCAACCTCATGCACCACGTGGTGAGCAGCGAGCAGTGGGGCTTCGCCGATGTGGTCGCGCCCGACATCGCGCCGGCGATCAAGAACGGTTGGTACGAGGACACCGACGCGCCGGTCTGGCGCGTGCACTGCACCGCGATCTTCGACAGCCCGCTGCTCGCGCACCCGTTCTCGATCGCGGTGTTCAACCGCTACCCCGCGACGCTCGGGATGGGCTACGGCGAGGACACCTGCCGCGGCATCGCCCGTCGACTCGGCGCGTACCTCGAGCGCAAGTAACCCGCCGACCCGCCGGCGCCCCGCCCGGTTCGTGCTCGCTGCGCTCGCCGCTCCTGACGCCCCAGCCCCCAAGTCGGGCGGGCCGCGACGCGACCCGCCCGATCTGGTGGACGATTACGCGGCCAGCGGGTTGCGCAGGCGGCGGAGCAGCTTGCCGAGGGCGGCGAGGCCGAAGCCCGCACCCGCGAAGCCACCCGCCGACATCGGCGAGAACGGCGACGATGACGACGACGACGCGCCGACGTTCGCGACGCACGAGCCGTTCAGCTGCGCCGGCGTCGTGCCCGCACCCGTCACCGCGGTCGCACCGCCGTCGTGGCGGGCCTTGACGGTGGCGTGGGCGTGGGCCGCCGGAGTCGACGCGCCGTTGCTGCTGCACAGGCCGGTGTCGACGTTGATCACCGCTGCGAGCCCGAGGCACACCGTCTTCGCGTTGACCGGGCTGCCCGCGGTCGTACCGACCGGGACGCTCGGCGCTGCCGCACTGTTGCTGCACGACAGCAACGAGTCGAGCCCGAGCTGACCGACGAGG includes these proteins:
- a CDS encoding glycosyltransferase family 39 protein, producing the protein MQRDDAVGSRRYLVDGAVLAGLTALAIFTRDRPLAPHSLFLDDAWVSVGYRSHGLAQLARTTFTAPLFSFATDLWLKAVGLTSLHAQMLAFVAGVVGPAAVYLVARSMRMNRAAALVAGALLLFAPLHMEYSSRVKEYTLDALLTAAVLVVAWRTLESPTRRRVIVLTATAIVASVASLTVAPVVAGAFAALTIRAVRTRTHRVVAAIATGSYALAAGSWWALVIRPASNSPLHRYWQIEDGFWTDDHLRVRSELGLTLAHVARGFSALPPALTLALLALATIVAFAHGIERALLLVVPGATALLLSAANVAPIGGRVDIYLYPTFALLLAFAVEPLLRRRGWLVIAPIALVAVLLSVTPLPRYYPNENLEPLVASLEARAAPRDPIVIYRMSVWGFALYTRWPVRFVRSATGAVPFTADVARPDIYEVAGGRPANVVDPIEDRRRVDRIWFLGSHARLVTDDAETRTFETDGFRLVSHLGNHSAWLDEFVRAPRHAHATTTA
- a CDS encoding FAD:protein FMN transferase; amino-acid sequence: MRSTADAPLIVTRPVWGTVVRIEVRDALDPRALDDVWSWFDRVDRVFSTWRVDSDIARIARGELSVTAADPDVALVLERCEELRRASDGAFDVAFAAGEPPTPTCGRGPLDPTGYVKGWAVDRAAARIHARGSSHFSINAGGDIVVRAPSRATAWRIGLQDPTRPDAIRGMVTLTDGAVATSGAYERGEHVFDARTGRIARGLASVSVVGPDLATADGHATAALALGVEGMEWLSTQPRVEAFAITDAGDACSTPGFDRFRGD
- a CDS encoding FMN-binding protein; the protein is MRRAVPAVIATVGGLALLANFHTGSTKPGALAAPTSSTTSTTVAGASPPPTGTPATRATSPKSTATTTTPAPSATRHVDGSVVGTQYGDVEVAVTVANGRITDVQAVELPFDHSRSAEISDQVAPMLRDEALQAQSAQIDLISGATYTSDAYVQSLQSALDQLRS
- a CDS encoding ferredoxin reductase family protein, which codes for MTLSSARAQPSAPLRALHRERAAAADRAWIVEMLAVVNAVVIVGMWVRHGGVSTLGTPGGVATGTGQLTGLLGTYVVLLELLLMTRLSWLERAVGLDRLAIWHRWTGFTAVSLLVGHTVLITIGYAQSAHVSLWSQTSDFVRNYADVLMAFVALALLVALAVTSVRAARRRLQRETWYFVHLYAYLAVVLGFAHQLAVGNDFVTDRLARVYWVGLFVAAAVIVIASRVASPLAFNARHRLRVRNVVREAPDVVSIIISGHELDRMSARAGQFFLWRFLTPEGWWKAHPLSLSAAPTKNLLRITVKDLGDTTHRLQRVRPGTRVFAEGPFGTFTARRRSGRALLLIAGGIGITPLRALLDEMPRGTACTLLYRVNADDDIVFARELREIADAKGIEVICLTGFEIGDDQTDRLGIPMLRRLVPDIRNRDCFVCGPPAMIAAVRRRLHALGVPDSSVHFERFEF
- a CDS encoding nitroreductase family deazaflavin-dependent oxidoreductase — encoded protein: MSNHDEYVPSPAQWVRDQVAQYEGSGGQEANTLLDTGMPVVIVTMRGNKSGNLRKVALMRVEHDGEYALVASMGGAPKHPVWYYNLVAHPDDVAIQDGPEPFPVSVREVDGDEKAQWWKRAVAAYPPYAEYQERTTRQIPLFVAKRKG
- a CDS encoding pirin family protein, translated to MTDPVLQTVPLGFQWPAVDPFLFCVHHLDRYPKANAQLGPDASLAGRDLGSDFSGVDGWRMYHGTVVPGFPQHPHRGFETVTFVRQGLIDHSDSLGATARFGRGDVQWLTAGEGIVHSEMFPLLDRDGPNPCELFQIWLNLPAADKLVDPYFTMLWDEDIPRVVAKDDDGRTTRITVIAGTLDDAAPPAPPPSSWASRADADVAIWHIVAEPGARWSLPRAAGGSDTLRTLYVFEGALQIGAHDLAGPTGAALAAGATVELVAGDAGAEALVLQGRPIGEPVAQYGPFVMNDEAGIEQAFADYRETGFGGWPWPADGPVQPRDEGRFARHADGTVERR
- a CDS encoding 5'/3'-nucleotidase SurE translates to MRILATNDDGIEAEGLHALARAVVDAGHDVVVAAPDTDASGSGAAIGIFHSDSRIDVKQVRLPSCDAPAWAVGGPPGLCALAARLGAFGDPPDIVVSGINAGLNTGRAILHSGTVGAALTAQNFGAKGLAVSVAAGDEWRWDTAATIAVEVLDVLIDAPPRSVLNLNVPALARGDVKGVRWARLAAFGAVRAAIATAESDGQLQIELRAVDEQLPPDTDTALADAGYATLTTICGIAEAWPPEGASPAVDERPVPGASFDTVHTVPDASESRNLHSRERA
- a CDS encoding serine hydrolase; its protein translation is MHRRSPGLWAVVAACAIVAGACSSSSSSGAGSTGASSSTKARTTAAVTTTTTAPRPTTNDADAAMLAWVHSRQGTTDVSIGDVATGNVTDVTPLPQTQMRIASVVKVSIAIAILRQLHAQGQPVSSTIMNDLTVMIEQSDNDAAQRLWTFEGGPDALLVTERTAGLTQTAYQVGHGWGFSLTTAHDQARLEAMLAGNRMLDPQSTQLELNLMHHVVSSEQWGFADVVAPDIAPAIKNGWYEDTDAPVWRVHCTAIFDSPLLAHPFSIAVFNRYPATLGMGYGEDTCRGIARRLGAYLERK